One window of the Spirochaetia bacterium 38H-sp genome contains the following:
- a CDS encoding GHMP kinase, translated as MHAEAFCPGHITGLFYIPQQKENIQEKGSLGAGLSIDRGVTTCCSIEKGSGFEVYINDKEEESPTLSLDALMLFAREAGGLPDGKLVIRHTTELPIGCGLGTSGAAAISLLIALNRLAGSPLEELKLYQLAHKAEILAGTGLGTVLGQYTGGCKISIKPGAPGIGEALSIETTDISIIAAIYAPMLTSQALASEEVKKSINSAGKTLHRELVNNPTLENFIRTSTQFSEKANLFTDMLKPLHSDLAKNNIPHSMLMFGQGIYSICPEDETADLVKFYKVHCPEERLYIFKITEERGKLL; from the coding sequence ATGCACGCAGAAGCCTTTTGCCCCGGACATATAACCGGGCTTTTCTACATTCCACAACAAAAAGAAAACATACAGGAAAAAGGGTCTCTGGGAGCAGGACTCTCCATAGATAGGGGAGTAACCACATGCTGCTCCATAGAAAAAGGCTCAGGCTTCGAGGTCTATATAAACGACAAAGAGGAAGAAAGCCCTACCTTAAGTCTTGATGCACTGATGCTCTTTGCAAGAGAAGCCGGCGGATTGCCTGACGGTAAGCTTGTGATAAGACACACAACAGAACTGCCTATAGGCTGTGGTCTTGGAACAAGTGGAGCCGCGGCTATAAGTCTGCTCATCGCACTCAACAGACTGGCAGGTTCTCCTCTGGAAGAACTCAAGCTCTATCAGCTTGCACATAAGGCAGAAATACTTGCCGGCACGGGGCTTGGGACAGTATTAGGGCAGTACACAGGAGGCTGCAAGATAAGCATAAAGCCAGGAGCCCCCGGGATAGGAGAAGCCCTGAGCATAGAAACAACAGACATAAGTATTATAGCAGCAATATATGCTCCCATGCTTACAAGTCAGGCACTAGCATCAGAAGAAGTAAAAAAATCAATCAACAGCGCAGGAAAAACACTGCACAGAGAACTGGTAAACAATCCGACATTGGAAAATTTTATAAGAACATCCACACAATTCTCAGAAAAAGCCAATCTTTTTACGGACATGCTCAAGCCTCTGCACTCTGACCTTGCAAAAAACAACATTCCACACTCAATGCTTATGTTTGGTCAGGGGATATACAGCATTTGTCCTGAGGATGAGACAGCAGACCTTGTAAAATTCTACAAGGTACACTGCCCAGAAGAAAGACTTTATATATTTAAAATAACAGAAGAAAGAGGAAAACTGCTATGA
- a CDS encoding Ldh family oxidoreductase, protein MNNIFAVDELTELSVSRLVSVGLDKEQAQDVAQVLVYADARGINSHGVIRVPHYVKRIKSGGINLDSDFPVCSISESAFLMDAKGGMGHVALKRFSSYLADKAKEKGFVLGGIKNSSHAGAIGYYASLLADKGLISLIFANTDPAVVPYGGKRPFLGTNPVTFCFPGKKERFLLDMATSETSLGTILFARERGERIPHGWAVDESGKSVDDPERAKYLLPFGGYKGYGIMLMVEFLTGVLIGGSYGPNLVKMYGDMDKLRDLSVWLLVMDPGIFRSKEAVMAMADELIATLRSEPPAEGTEKILIAGDLAEKNYKESLKSGIKLPEKLAKYMRGLIDEV, encoded by the coding sequence ATGAATAATATTTTTGCAGTAGATGAGCTTACAGAACTTTCTGTGTCAAGGCTTGTTTCTGTTGGACTTGATAAAGAACAGGCGCAGGATGTTGCACAAGTACTCGTATATGCTGATGCAAGAGGCATAAACTCGCATGGAGTTATACGCGTACCTCATTATGTCAAGAGGATAAAATCCGGTGGAATCAATTTGGACTCCGATTTTCCAGTATGCAGTATATCAGAATCAGCCTTTCTTATGGATGCAAAAGGTGGAATGGGGCATGTGGCTCTTAAGAGATTTTCTTCTTACCTTGCAGACAAAGCAAAAGAAAAAGGCTTTGTTCTGGGGGGCATAAAGAACTCAAGTCATGCGGGTGCAATAGGCTACTATGCTTCCTTGCTTGCAGATAAAGGATTAATTTCCCTTATCTTTGCCAACACGGATCCCGCTGTTGTCCCGTATGGCGGAAAAAGGCCTTTCTTGGGAACCAATCCTGTTACATTCTGTTTTCCGGGAAAAAAAGAGCGTTTTTTGCTTGATATGGCAACAAGCGAGACATCCTTGGGTACCATACTCTTTGCCCGAGAGCGTGGCGAGCGCATTCCTCACGGCTGGGCTGTGGATGAAAGCGGTAAATCCGTAGATGACCCAGAGAGGGCAAAATATCTGCTTCCATTTGGGGGATATAAGGGCTATGGGATAATGCTCATGGTGGAGTTTCTTACAGGTGTGCTTATAGGTGGAAGCTACGGTCCCAATCTTGTAAAAATGTATGGGGACATGGATAAGCTTAGAGACCTTTCTGTATGGCTGTTGGTGATGGACCCGGGGATCTTCAGATCCAAGGAAGCTGTTATGGCCATGGCTGATGAGCTTATAGCTACTCTCAGATCAGAACCACCTGCAGAAGGAACAGAAAAAATACTTATAGCCGGAGACCTTGCGGAAAAAAACTATAAAGAATCTTTAAAGAGTGGCATAAAGCTTCCTGAGAAGCTTGCAAAATATATGAGAGGGCTTATAGATGAAGTTTAG
- a CDS encoding GntR family transcriptional regulator, with protein sequence MKNYEPLDKKYIEIAEKLKGEILTGKYKEGDKIPTIRELSLLYGVNPQTVNKATAYLASMGYLQPRQGIGSFVTRPSLLSKNHGIWMLVDKNRSRLFSNLNEVSSYHAKDIYLSYLLEMNQRDVPGGFFIYEEGASKIPEDFREKARSAEGFIVQGSLPDSYISFLVENNIPTVLINRRIPDKYKNKGRLGSVLIDNKPLEQLVNYLVSMGHKRLLYLLSSEFEENEVFKERLSIVRKTLEGWGEGVHFDIFKYHPGDPDYVESFKKKIGDGFSAGVGYNDISALGIYSLAHMCGMSIPENFSVVGFDDIMASSSAVPPLTTIRVDRGGLVLKAIEVLDVLIRENGNCYIEELFPTSVVFRRSVVVRAL encoded by the coding sequence ATGAAAAATTATGAACCTTTGGATAAGAAGTACATAGAGATTGCAGAAAAACTAAAGGGTGAAATTCTAACGGGAAAGTATAAAGAAGGAGACAAAATCCCCACTATAAGGGAACTCTCCTTGTTGTATGGAGTAAATCCTCAGACTGTCAATAAAGCAACAGCTTACTTGGCAAGTATGGGGTATCTGCAACCCAGACAGGGGATAGGTTCTTTTGTTACAAGACCTTCTCTGTTGTCAAAAAATCATGGTATCTGGATGCTTGTTGATAAGAATAGAAGCAGGCTGTTTTCCAATTTAAACGAAGTGTCCTCTTACCACGCAAAGGATATATATCTTTCTTATCTACTGGAGATGAATCAGCGGGATGTGCCAGGAGGATTTTTCATCTATGAAGAAGGGGCTTCTAAAATTCCGGAGGATTTTCGTGAGAAGGCCAGGAGTGCTGAGGGGTTTATAGTGCAGGGGTCTTTGCCTGATTCTTATATAAGTTTTCTGGTGGAAAATAATATTCCTACTGTTTTAATAAATAGAAGGATTCCTGATAAATATAAAAATAAAGGAAGATTGGGGTCTGTATTAATAGATAACAAGCCTCTTGAGCAGTTGGTCAATTATCTGGTTAGTATGGGACATAAAAGGCTTTTGTATCTTCTTTCTTCTGAATTCGAAGAAAACGAGGTTTTTAAAGAGAGACTCTCTATAGTAAGGAAAACTTTAGAAGGATGGGGCGAAGGCGTTCATTTTGATATTTTTAAGTATCATCCCGGAGACCCTGACTATGTTGAGTCTTTTAAGAAAAAAATAGGAGATGGCTTTTCTGCAGGTGTAGGGTATAACGATATTTCTGCTTTAGGAATCTATTCTCTTGCTCATATGTGCGGGATGAGTATCCCAGAAAATTTTTCTGTAGTAGGTTTTGATGATATCATGGCTTCCAGCTCTGCAGTACCTCCTCTTACTACTATAAGAGTTGATAGAGGAGGTCTTGTCCTTAAGGCGATAGAGGTTCTTGATGTTTTAATTAGAGAAAATGGGAACTGCTATATAGAGGAGTTGTTTCCTACGAGCGTGGTTTTTAGACGGTCTGTTGTTGTGAGAGCTTTATAA
- the uxaC gene encoding glucuronate isomerase, with protein sequence MKSFLDNDFLLENKVAQELYHEVAANMPIYDYHTHLSPEDIQADRIFNDLGEVWLSCDHYKWRAMRSAGIPEEYVTGKASFREKFFAWADIVPMLIGNPLYHWTHLELRRYFGIEEVLSSSTAEKVYNRATEMLQSREFSVRSLLKRMNVTLICTTDDPVSSLSPHRELAREGFPVKVLPTFRPDSALNYYQPAAWNVYIDELSEVSGIDIVDFWDYLEALKKRVDFFHESGCRISDHAMLAPVYNILPEAELKKAFSILRSGKDISLELQKGLYTHTLLFLGKLYHERNWAMQIHIGALRNNNTRLFESFGPDVGCDSIGDLSIAESLARFLDTLDRESKLPRTILYVLNPRDNYVLGTMIGNFQDGSIPGKIQFGSAWWFNDQRDGIESQLKALANLGVLSSFVGMLTDSRSFMSFPRHEYFRRVFCNLIGKWVESGEYPYDRDILELIVKKVSYKNACFYFDIPM encoded by the coding sequence ATGAAATCTTTTCTTGATAATGATTTTTTGTTGGAAAACAAGGTAGCACAAGAGTTGTATCATGAAGTTGCTGCTAATATGCCAATTTATGACTATCATACTCACCTCTCGCCGGAGGATATACAGGCTGACAGGATTTTTAATGATCTTGGAGAGGTATGGCTTTCTTGTGACCATTATAAGTGGCGGGCAATGCGTTCTGCCGGTATTCCCGAGGAGTATGTTACGGGCAAGGCTTCTTTTAGGGAAAAGTTTTTTGCATGGGCTGATATTGTTCCCATGCTGATAGGTAATCCTTTGTACCATTGGACACATCTTGAGCTGAGGCGATATTTTGGTATAGAAGAAGTCTTGTCTTCTTCTACTGCAGAGAAAGTTTATAATAGAGCTACAGAAATGTTGCAAAGTAGAGAGTTTTCTGTCAGGAGTTTGCTTAAGAGAATGAATGTGACTCTCATCTGCACAACCGATGATCCTGTAAGTAGTCTTTCTCCTCATAGAGAACTAGCAAGGGAAGGCTTTCCAGTAAAGGTGTTGCCAACATTCAGACCGGATTCTGCGCTAAATTATTATCAGCCTGCCGCATGGAATGTTTATATCGATGAGCTTTCTGAGGTGTCAGGTATTGATATAGTAGATTTTTGGGATTATCTTGAAGCTTTAAAAAAGCGTGTGGATTTTTTTCATGAATCGGGATGCAGAATTTCCGATCATGCCATGCTTGCTCCCGTGTATAATATCCTGCCGGAAGCCGAGCTCAAAAAGGCTTTTTCTATTTTGAGAAGCGGTAAGGATATTTCTTTGGAATTACAGAAAGGACTTTATACTCATACTCTTCTTTTTCTGGGAAAACTATATCACGAAAGAAACTGGGCCATGCAGATACATATAGGAGCTCTCAGAAACAATAATACCAGGCTGTTTGAGTCTTTTGGTCCTGATGTTGGATGTGATTCCATAGGGGATTTATCCATTGCAGAATCGCTTGCCAGATTTCTAGATACTTTGGACAGAGAATCGAAATTGCCTCGTACCATATTGTATGTACTAAATCCCAGAGATAATTATGTATTAGGAACAATGATAGGTAATTTCCAGGATGGAAGTATTCCAGGTAAAATTCAGTTTGGTTCTGCATGGTGGTTTAACGATCAGCGTGATGGGATAGAATCTCAGTTAAAAGCTCTTGCCAATCTGGGAGTTCTTTCTTCTTTTGTTGGCATGCTTACGGATTCTAGAAGTTTTATGTCTTTCCCGAGGCACGAGTACTTTAGGCGTGTTTTTTGTAATCTCATAGGAAAATGGGTGGAGTCAGGGGAATATCCATATGATAGGGATATTCTTGAGTTGATTGTTAAAAAGGTTTCTTATAAAAATGCATGTTTTTACTTTGATATACCTATGTAG
- a CDS encoding SDR family oxidoreductase: protein MGIQIIWDLSNEVVVITGGTGMIGRAFAVALAGCGAKVAIWGRGRTVPVEDSVELVREKLAGNCIVIGHSVDTGDVKAVEEAFCDVEKTLGTPTVLINGVGGNKGKADFLDMDVSWFEDVFRVNLMSGLVVPTQLFARKWVEKGISGSIVNIASMASYKPLSGVYAYAAAKAAVVNLTLGLARELAAHNIRVNAIAPGFFVGAQNKDLLYDDYDNGVLSDRGKQIISRTPFGRFGREEDLYGAVVFLSSRKASGFITGVTIPVDGGFLVDNI, encoded by the coding sequence ATGGGAATTCAGATTATATGGGATCTTTCTAATGAAGTTGTGGTCATAACCGGTGGTACGGGGATGATAGGCCGAGCTTTTGCAGTGGCTCTTGCTGGCTGTGGTGCAAAGGTTGCGATATGGGGAAGAGGCAGGACCGTACCGGTGGAAGATTCTGTAGAATTAGTCAGAGAAAAACTGGCTGGTAATTGTATTGTTATTGGTCATTCTGTTGATACGGGTGATGTCAAAGCTGTGGAAGAGGCTTTTTGTGATGTGGAAAAAACGCTGGGAACTCCTACCGTTCTTATAAACGGAGTTGGTGGCAATAAGGGGAAGGCCGATTTTCTTGATATGGATGTTTCCTGGTTTGAGGATGTGTTTAGGGTAAATCTTATGAGTGGTCTGGTTGTCCCTACTCAATTGTTTGCCAGAAAATGGGTAGAAAAGGGGATAAGCGGTAGTATCGTAAATATAGCATCAATGGCATCTTATAAGCCTCTGTCCGGTGTTTATGCTTATGCTGCAGCAAAGGCAGCGGTGGTAAATCTTACTCTTGGGCTTGCTCGGGAGTTAGCAGCCCATAATATAAGGGTTAATGCTATTGCTCCCGGCTTTTTTGTGGGAGCTCAAAATAAGGACCTGTTATATGATGATTATGATAACGGTGTGCTTTCTGATAGAGGTAAGCAGATTATAAGCCGTACCCCTTTTGGCCGCTTTGGCAGAGAGGAGGATTTGTATGGAGCTGTTGTCTTTCTTTCCAGCCGCAAGGCTTCTGGATTTATTACAGGAGTGACCATTCCTGTGGATGGCGGATTCCTTGTTGATAATATTTGA
- a CDS encoding class II SORL domain-containing protein, with protein MALGNWIKSDDFKKEKHVPVIELPSDIKKGEPFIVTVTVGKEIAHPNTPGHFIQWIKLYFKGQDSNFPVDLGLAEFNAHGAAAGDAQGPALTEPEAIFKVKLDEPGTIVAESYCNIHGLWESSVEVTF; from the coding sequence ATGGCATTGGGTAACTGGATAAAAAGCGATGACTTTAAAAAGGAAAAACATGTACCTGTGATAGAACTCCCCTCTGACATCAAGAAGGGTGAGCCTTTTATCGTAACCGTTACCGTGGGAAAAGAAATTGCCCACCCCAATACACCCGGTCACTTTATACAGTGGATAAAGCTCTACTTTAAAGGCCAGGACTCCAACTTCCCCGTTGACCTTGGACTTGCCGAGTTTAATGCTCACGGTGCTGCTGCAGGAGATGCACAGGGGCCTGCGCTTACAGAGCCGGAGGCTATCTTTAAGGTAAAGCTGGACGAACCGGGAACTATTGTTGCAGAAAGCTATTGCAATATCCACGGCTTGTGGGAGAGCAGCGTAGAAGTCACTTTCTGA
- a CDS encoding cache domain-containing protein: protein MAPLKLLIIRSSITRKMLLPIAGFLILFFIIGLIVIDLTTERAGREYLQQLEQLVSSSIKAELEDMLTTTQNIAYINSAYVEENIDEPKVFYNEIIELFKKELDINRNISIIAVGLKNGFYVEAQRLQDNSIRCAIREKGDDKDLVFFRYNMGIRENTGEIVENYDPRTRPWYKAVKNSISPRWSQPYTLASSGTPAIAISMPIKEGEGVTTVTLELSFISFVVKNAINNHNTELLLTDKDNRILASSIPLPKNIMLKRAEELSQYEYVPPRAILFTDAISLTEEKQKQINDKILSMSNLTANNLYLKLYFITDRNSLLSPFIIIKNSSIGNLVGFLITSFILMIITERKIKSRFKKLTEYTSITGIGESIPQGLVEMTADPDEIGQLARALLAFRRTISEQQERILFDLEEKSRMIREIDHRVKNNIQMMSSIMALEAESYEKETKDVILFIRKLILTMGIVHDIAYEQPRLSSIELSGYFASVIHLFEDRLNPNDKGIEYKSNVNINMDMPMLIPHGIILAYFLGKIKKDTTNSSQIYITLNQLEESFSLDIRCTNIRKDNNLDSILDSALITGVLSQLSAKLEEHTINNSEVYLKIRFRQHK from the coding sequence TTGGCACCGCTTAAGCTTCTTATAATACGTTCCAGCATAACAAGAAAGATGCTGCTACCAATAGCAGGATTTTTGATTCTATTCTTTATAATAGGTCTTATTGTAATAGATCTTACAACAGAAAGAGCAGGAAGAGAATACCTGCAACAATTGGAGCAGCTTGTATCTAGTAGCATAAAAGCAGAGCTAGAAGACATGCTCACAACAACACAAAATATCGCATATATCAACTCAGCATATGTAGAAGAGAATATCGATGAACCAAAAGTGTTTTACAATGAGATTATAGAGCTGTTTAAAAAGGAACTTGATATCAACAGGAACATATCCATAATAGCGGTCGGGCTTAAAAACGGCTTCTATGTAGAAGCCCAGAGGTTGCAGGATAACAGCATAAGATGTGCAATAAGAGAAAAAGGAGATGACAAAGATCTTGTATTCTTCAGATACAACATGGGAATAAGAGAAAATACAGGAGAAATAGTAGAAAACTACGATCCCAGGACCAGACCATGGTATAAAGCAGTAAAGAACAGCATAAGCCCCAGATGGTCTCAGCCCTACACACTAGCATCATCTGGAACCCCTGCAATTGCAATCTCAATGCCAATAAAAGAGGGAGAAGGTGTTACAACCGTTACTCTGGAGCTTAGTTTTATAAGCTTTGTAGTAAAAAACGCAATCAACAATCACAACACAGAGCTGCTTCTTACGGATAAAGATAACAGGATACTCGCATCTTCTATCCCTCTTCCTAAAAATATCATGTTAAAAAGAGCAGAGGAGCTTTCTCAATATGAATATGTTCCACCACGAGCCATTCTTTTTACCGATGCCATATCTCTCACGGAAGAAAAGCAAAAACAGATAAATGATAAGATACTCTCTATGTCTAATCTTACGGCAAACAACCTGTATCTCAAGTTATATTTTATAACAGACCGCAATAGCCTACTCTCTCCATTTATAATAATAAAGAACTCCAGTATAGGTAATCTCGTAGGCTTTCTTATAACATCTTTTATTCTCATGATAATCACAGAAAGAAAAATAAAATCCCGTTTTAAAAAACTTACAGAATACACCAGCATAACAGGCATTGGAGAATCAATACCTCAGGGGCTGGTTGAGATGACAGCTGATCCTGATGAGATAGGACAGCTTGCAAGGGCTCTGCTGGCTTTTAGAAGAACGATATCGGAACAACAGGAGAGAATACTCTTTGATTTGGAAGAAAAGAGCAGAATGATAAGAGAAATAGACCACAGGGTAAAAAACAATATACAGATGATGAGCAGTATAATGGCACTTGAGGCGGAGAGCTACGAGAAAGAGACAAAAGATGTGATACTTTTTATAAGAAAATTGATTCTTACAATGGGTATTGTGCATGATATAGCATACGAGCAACCAAGACTCTCCAGCATAGAGCTGTCAGGTTATTTTGCCAGTGTTATACATTTGTTTGAGGACAGGCTAAATCCCAATGATAAAGGTATAGAATATAAAAGTAATGTAAATATCAATATGGATATGCCTATGCTGATACCACATGGCATAATACTTGCGTATTTTCTTGGAAAGATAAAGAAAGATACTACCAATTCTTCTCAAATATACATAACACTCAATCAGTTGGAGGAATCCTTTTCCCTGGATATAAGATGTACTAACATAAGAAAAGACAACAATCTTGACAGCATTCTGGACTCCGCGTTGATAACCGGAGTTCTGTCTCAGCTTTCTGCAAAACTAGAAGAACATACGATAAATAACTCGGAAGTTTATCTTAAAATACGCTTCAGACAGCATAAATAA
- a CDS encoding HAD hydrolase-like protein: MAAYDISSLKKEKDFFIGIDSDGCVFDSMELKHKECFCPEFIYHFSLQTVSRYARQVWDFVNLYSKNRGLNRFLALVKAIDFLSTHPDVQKRSPSLPYLASLRGWVKRETKLGMNTLKTEITQNPDQELKRVYEWSKDVNTAVARMVKGGVPPFPYVKESMKLMTQYADTLVVSQTPFDTLKHEWEEQGIIGYMKAIAGQEVGNKAEQIAVAAKQGYKPTHMLMIGDAPGDLESAKANNVMFFPIIPGQEENSWKELYEEGLMRFFEEKYAGEYQESLIERFNKSLPSVPPWEEV; the protein is encoded by the coding sequence ATGGCAGCATATGATATATCTTCTTTAAAAAAAGAAAAAGATTTTTTTATAGGTATAGATTCTGACGGATGTGTTTTTGATAGTATGGAACTCAAACATAAAGAATGTTTCTGTCCGGAATTTATTTATCATTTTTCTTTACAGACTGTTTCCAGATATGCCAGACAAGTTTGGGATTTTGTAAATCTGTATTCAAAAAATCGTGGACTTAATCGTTTTCTTGCTCTTGTAAAGGCTATTGATTTTCTTTCTACTCATCCTGATGTGCAAAAACGTTCTCCTTCGCTTCCTTATCTTGCATCTCTCAGGGGTTGGGTTAAGCGCGAAACAAAATTGGGGATGAACACTCTTAAAACAGAAATAACACAAAATCCTGATCAGGAACTCAAGAGAGTTTATGAATGGTCAAAGGATGTCAACACTGCAGTTGCCAGAATGGTAAAAGGAGGTGTTCCTCCTTTCCCTTATGTAAAAGAATCCATGAAACTTATGACCCAATATGCAGACACTCTTGTTGTAAGCCAGACACCTTTTGATACTCTTAAGCATGAGTGGGAAGAGCAGGGAATAATTGGCTATATGAAGGCCATAGCCGGACAAGAGGTTGGTAATAAGGCAGAACAGATTGCTGTGGCCGCAAAACAGGGATATAAACCTACCCATATGCTTATGATTGGGGATGCACCAGGTGATTTGGAGTCAGCAAAAGCCAACAATGTTATGTTCTTTCCCATTATCCCAGGACAAGAAGAAAATTCATGGAAAGAGTTATATGAGGAGGGACTTATGCGTTTCTTTGAAGAAAAATATGCTGGGGAATATCAGGAAAGCTTGATAGAGAGATTCAATAAGTCATTACCTTCTGTGCCTCCCTGGGAGGAAGTATGA
- a CDS encoding lactate racemase domain-containing protein, which translates to MIYFERGGEQLSLSDDDLKEGLYIALERFGKVNSALIVPPDITRLHSKAGELSCMAYHYLGDACKGVLPALGTHVPMTYEEKRKMYPDIPLDLFIDHNWRTDVVTLGEVPAEYVREVSEGKVSFSWPAQVNYHLLENHDLILSIGQVVPHEVIGLANYTKNIFVGTGGSEGINKSHYLGAVYGMERMMGRIHTPVRKVMGYAASHFCREIPILYVLTVLSPDDSGRLVVRGLYIGDDDACFEKAASLSQQVNITYLDQPVDKVVVYLDPHEYRSTWLGNKSIYRTRMAIADRGELIVLAPGVKEFGEDATIDRLIRKHGYKGTPYILAAVEKDNELRENLSAPAHLIHGSSEGRFTVTYAAGGLSKEEVESVGFNYMDSDKAIDLYMPEDLNAGWKEKNGERYYFIPNPGVGLWAWRKKFWEEE; encoded by the coding sequence ATGATTTATTTTGAAAGAGGTGGAGAGCAATTATCGCTCTCCGATGATGACCTCAAAGAAGGACTTTATATTGCTCTGGAACGTTTTGGTAAAGTAAATAGTGCTTTGATTGTTCCTCCAGATATTACAAGGCTGCATTCCAAGGCTGGTGAGCTTTCTTGCATGGCTTATCACTATCTTGGCGATGCTTGCAAAGGTGTTTTACCGGCCTTGGGTACCCATGTTCCTATGACTTATGAAGAAAAAAGAAAAATGTATCCCGATATACCTCTTGATTTGTTTATTGATCACAACTGGAGAACAGATGTAGTGACGCTAGGTGAAGTTCCTGCTGAGTATGTGAGAGAGGTTTCCGAGGGTAAGGTTAGCTTCTCATGGCCAGCACAGGTAAATTATCATCTGCTGGAAAATCATGATTTGATTCTTTCTATAGGTCAGGTTGTTCCACATGAGGTAATAGGGCTTGCAAATTATACTAAGAATATCTTTGTAGGAACCGGTGGTTCCGAAGGAATAAACAAAAGTCATTATTTGGGTGCTGTATATGGGATGGAACGTATGATGGGCAGAATCCATACTCCTGTCCGTAAGGTTATGGGATATGCTGCTTCTCATTTTTGCAGAGAGATTCCCATCTTATATGTCCTCACTGTTCTGTCTCCCGATGACTCTGGCAGACTTGTTGTTAGAGGATTGTATATAGGTGACGATGATGCTTGTTTTGAGAAAGCAGCTTCTCTTTCTCAGCAAGTTAATATCACTTATCTTGATCAACCTGTAGATAAGGTTGTTGTTTATCTTGATCCTCACGAATACCGAAGTACCTGGCTTGGGAATAAGTCAATTTATAGAACAAGAATGGCAATTGCAGATAGAGGAGAACTTATAGTTCTTGCTCCTGGCGTAAAGGAGTTTGGTGAGGATGCTACTATAGATAGGTTAATCCGCAAGCATGGATACAAGGGTACTCCTTATATTCTTGCTGCTGTAGAAAAAGATAACGAACTCAGAGAAAATTTGAGTGCTCCTGCTCATCTTATTCATGGTTCTTCGGAAGGGCGGTTTACGGTTACATATGCTGCTGGAGGACTGAGTAAAGAAGAGGTGGAATCCGTAGGTTTTAATTATATGGATTCTGATAAAGCCATTGATTTATATATGCCAGAAGATCTTAATGCCGGATGGAAGGAGAAAAATGGAGAACGTTATTATTTTATTCCCAATCCGGGTGTAGGGCTTTGGGCATGGCGCAAAAAATTTTGGGAAGAAGAGTAA